A region of Struthio camelus isolate bStrCam1 chromosome 30, bStrCam1.hap1, whole genome shotgun sequence DNA encodes the following proteins:
- the ARHGEF11 gene encoding rho guanine nucleotide exchange factor 11 isoform X5: MSVRPPQTALDSRPGSKRQPHLPRLSSLSSVGDSSSERRSPGHHRQPSDSTETTGLVQRCVIIQKDQHGFGFTVSGDRIVLVQSVRPGGAAMRAGVQEGDRIVKVNGTMVTNSSHLEVVKLIKSGAYVALTLLGSPPPSVGLSNSQQDVSMAGAPRITPTCPPPPPPPPLPPQRITGPKPLQDPEVQKHATQILRNMLRQEEAELQRFYEAYSRNPATVVEEQIEGARRRVSQLQLKIRQETSGSVDLGRLSGDAGLANSRVTEGRLSLDSQDGDSGLESGTERFPSVSEVSLNRNSVLSDHGLDSPHTSPVITSRMCQHHRRQGSDTAFTPSAEQGLDRTARPLIIGPEEDYDPGYFNNECDSLFQDLTKLKSRPAHLGVFLRYIFSQADPSPLLFYLCTDVCQQTTTKDSRIWGKDIWNIFLDRNAPLRVKVSEQLLAEIETRLRYGDDIRAALFEAQEMVMPEIQEQIQDYRTKRTMGLGSLYGENDLLDLDGDPQKERQVAEKQLAQLGDILSKYEEDRSSPMAFALSTYMNHTGIRIREPRLASTSEKAQSLPDKDKWLPFFPKTKKSSGTKKDKDAMEDKKRNPILKYIGKPKISQTIKPGNVRNIIQHFENNQHYETQEPGTQRLSTGSFPEDLLESDSSRSEVKLGRSESLKGREEMKKSRKAENVPRSRSDVDMDAAAEATRLHQSASSSASSLSTRSLENPTPPYTPKMGRRSIESPNLGFGVDPFLPHLLEDDQGQLSDLEPELDSQNWQHMVSREVVANLPQKEIDRQEVINELFATEGSHLRILRVLDLLFYQRMKKESLLSREELALLFPNLPDVIEIHNSLSDSMKKLREEGPIIKEIGDLMLSRFDGLAKEEIQQVAADFCSYQSIALELIKTKQRKESRFQIFMQEAESNPQCRRLQLKDLIISEMQRLTKYPLLLENILKHTEAGTSEHDKLCRARDQCRDILKYVNEAVKRAENRHRLEGYQKRLDATSLERTNNPLAAEFKSLDLTSRRMIHEGPLTWRISKDKTVDLHVLLLEDLLVLLQKQDEKLVLKCHSKTALGSSDNKQTFSPVLKLNSVLIRSVATDKRALFIICTSELGPQIYELVALTSSEKNTWMELLEEAVQSAMRNATFPPKRRTPEPARTAPSSLVLQDPDVSPILSQSNSSGAEAEESSSADDNPAELLGKGEHPVLLEEPEAESSEVEEGEEEVPAAPLAAEAQAEAADALPAQRLGPAMRLVLPGPVFAEGLAEAALEDVENLRLLILRRLLPCRDAEPEDDLTPTPSVIGGAGQAWDSVLSSQDSASQEVLTEPLGQAGPGEDAAPGPSQAAGGGPEPKLRASPAAAAEEQSSYKVVRKAPAEGAKEATPSPGSSQSETELQEGGGANVDGNYFYVSMPAGPPESCTEPAAPAQPPSSGAASPGTQRDSQQSGDEEPACPSAAEGPPEPHAPSSTIHDVDLIFRTIEQLTLKLNRLKAVETAHRELLQSLGQSSSAEATPVGGCGAETDGWSQRPPSPDSDSPLSRSLRSLQCSRTSVPGCRAPLAEDPAGDVAL; encoded by the exons ATGAGCGTGAGGCCTCCCCAGACGGCCCTCGACAG CAGACCAGGCAGTAAGAGGCAGCCTCACCTGCCCAG GTTAAGCAGCCTGTCTTCCGTGGGCGATTCATCTTCAGAACGGCGGTCTCCCGGGCACCACCGCCAACCCTCTGACTCCACCGAAACCACAG gTCTGGTGCAGCGCTGCGTCATCATCCAGAAGGATCAGCATGGCTTTGGCTTCACAGTCAGCGGGGACCGCATCGTCCTCGTGCAGTCTGTGCGGCCAG GAGGAGCAGCCATGAGAGCAGGGGTGCAAGAGGGGGACCGGATCGTCAAG gTGAACGGCACGATGGTGACAAACAGTTCTCATCTCGAAGTGGTGAAGTTAATCAAAT CTGGTGCCTACGTCGCTCTGACCCTCCTGGGCTCCCCGCCCCCCTCGGTGGGGCTCTCTAATTCTCAGCAAGATGTGAGCATGGCAGgggctccccgcatcacccccaCGTgtcccccgccgcctcccccgccgccgctaCCTCCGCAGCGCATCACGGGCCCCAAACCCCTGCAG GACCCTGAAGTTCAGAAACACGCGACGCAGATTCTCCGGAACATGCTGCGGCAGGAAGAGGCCGAGTTGCAG CGCTTCTACGAGGCGTACAGCCGAAATCCTGCCACCGTAGTGGAGGAGCAGATTGAAGGTGCGCGCCGGCGGGTCAGCCAGCTGCAGCTCAAAATCCGACAGGAGACCAGTGGCTCTGTG GATTTGGGGCGACTGAGCGGTGATGCTGGCCTGGCCAATTCCAGGGTGACGGAAG gacgccTCTCTCTGGACTCTCAGGATGGTGACAGCGGCTTGGAGTCTGGCACAGAGCGGTTCCCCTCTGTGAGCGAG GTCTCTCTGAACCGGAACTCCGTTCTCTCTGACCACGGTCTGGACAGCCCTCATACCTCCCCCGTCATCACCTCCCGAATGTGCCAGCACCATCGCCGGCAGGGCTCCGACACCGCCTTCACCCCCTCTGCAGAGCAG GGACTAGACCGGACGGCACGGCCCCTCATCATTGGGCCAGAGGAGGATTACGACCCGGGATATTTCAATAACGAG TGTGACTCCCTCTTCCAAGACCTGACGAAGCTGAAATCCCGGCCGGCACATCTGGGGGTCTTCTTGCGCTATATCTTCTCCCAGGCAGATCCCAGCCCCCTG CTGTTCTACTTATGCACAGACGTTTGCCAGCAGACGACGACGAAGGATTCCCGGATCTGGGGGAAGGACATTTGGAACATCTTCTTGGACAGAAACGCG CCTCTCAGAGTGAAAGTGTCTGAGCAGCTCCTGGCTGAAATTG AGACTCGCCTGCGATATGGGGACGATATCCGAGCTGCCCTCTTTGAAGCTCAGGAGATGGTGATGCCCGAGATACAGGAGCAGATCCAGGACTACAG GACAAAGCGGACCATGGGCCTGGGGAGCCTGTATGGGGAGAATGACCTCTTGGACCTGGATGGGGACCCTCAGAAGGAGCGCCAGGTGGCCGAGAAGCAGCTGGCCCAGCTGGGCGACATCCT GTCAAAATATGAAGAGGACAGGAG ctCCCCTATGGCCTTTGCCCTCAGCACGTATATGAACCACACAGGCATCCGCATCCGGGAGCCCCGCTTGGCCAGCACCAGCGAGAAGGCCCAGTCCCTCCCGGACAAGGACAAGTGGCTGCCCTTCTTCCCCAAGACCAAAAAG AGCAGTGGCACAAAGAAGGACAAAGATGCCATGGAAGACAAGAAGCGCAACCCCATCCTCAAGTACATTGGGAAGCCAAAAATCTCCCAGACCA TCAAACCTGGCAATGTGAGGAACATTATCCAGCACTTTGAGAACAACCAGCATTATGAGACCCAGGAGCCTGGCACGCAGCGTCTCTCCACCGGCAGCTTCCCCGAGGACTTGCTAGAGTCGGACAG TTCCCGGTCAGAGGTCAAGCTGGGCCGCTCGGAAAGCTTGAAAGGGCGGGAGGAGATGAAGAAATCTCGGAAAGCAGAAAACGTGCCTCGATCCCGCAGCGACGTGGACATGGATGCCGCAGCTGAGGCTACGAGGCTTCATCAGTCGGCATCGTCTTCCGCTTCCAGCCTGTCCACAAG GTCGCTGGAAAATCCGACTCCCCCGTACACTCCGAAGATGGGACGCAG GAGCATCGAGTCACCCAACCTGGGCTTCGGCGTGGACCCCTTCCTCCCTCACCTCTTGGAGGATGACCAGGGCCAGCTCTCAGACCTCGAACCGGAGCTGGACTCTCAGAACTGGCAGCACATGGTCAGCCGGGAGGTGGTGGCCAACCTGCCGCAGAAGGAGATCGACCGCCAGGAGGTGATAAACG AGCTTTTTGCCACGGAAGGATCTCATCTCCGGATCCTCCGAGTCCTAGACCTCCTCTTCTACCAGCGGATGAAGAAGGAGAGTCTGCTGTCCCGGGAAGAGCTGGCACTCCTCTTCCCTAACCTTCCTGATGTGATAGAAATCCACA ATTCTCTCTCCGATTCTATGAAGAAGCTCCGGGAAGAAGGACCAATCATCAAAGAAATTGGGGATCTCATGCTGTCTCGG TTTGACGGCCTGGCCAAAGAGGAAATCCAGCAGGTCGCTGCTGACTTCTGCTCTTACCAGTCCATTGCCCTGGAGCTGATCAAAACCAAGCAGCGCAAGGAGAGCCGTTTCCAGATCTTCATGCAG GAAGCAGAAAGCAATCCGCAGTGCAGGCGCCTGCAGCTCAAAGACCTGATCATCTCAGAAATGCAGCGCCTGACCAAGTACCCGCTGCTGCTGGAGAATATCCTCAAGCACACTGAGG CGGGCACCTCAGAGCACGACAAGCTGTGCCGAGCCCGGGACCAGTGTCGGGACATCCTCAAGTACGTGAACGAGGCGGTGAAGCGAGCGGAGAACCGGCACCGGCTGGAGGGCTACCAGAAACGCCTGGATGCCACCTCGCTGGAGAGGACCAACAACCCCTTGGCTGCTGAATTCAAG AGCCTTGATCTCACCTCCCGGCGCATGATCCACGAAGGGCCGCTCACGTGGCGCATCAGCAAGGACAAGACAGTGG ACCTGCACGTGCTGCTCCTCGAAGACCTCTTGGTGCTGTTGCAAAAGCAAGACGAGAAGCTGGTGCTGAAATGCCACAGCAAGACGGCGCTGGGCTCCTCGGACAACAAGCAGACCTTCAGCCCGGTCCTCAAGCTCAACTCGGTGCTCATCCGCTCCGTGGCGACAG ATAAACGAGCCCTCTTCATTATCTGCACGTCGGAGCTGGGACCCCAGATCTACGAGCTGGTGGCGTTGACGTCCTCCGAGAAAAACAC GTGgatggagctgctggaggaggcggTGCAGAGCGCCATGAGGAACGCCACCTTCCCTCCAAAGCGCAGGACGCCGGAGCCCGCCCGAACGGCACCCTCCAG CCTGGTGTTACAAGACCCCGATGTCTCCCCCATCCTGTCCCAAAGCAACAGCTCCGGAGCAGAGGCAGAAGAGAGCTCTTCAG CGGACGACAATCCCGccgagctcctgggcaaaggggAGCACCCGGTGCTGCTGGAGGAGCCGGAGGCGGAAAGCAGTGAGgtggaagagggggaggaagaggtgcCGGCAGCTCCCCTGGCTGCGGAGGCCCAAGCGGAGGCGGCTGATGCTCTGCCAGCCCAGCGCCTGGGGCCCGCCATGCGCTTGGTGCTCCCGGGACCTGTCTTTGCGGAGGGGCTGGCCGAGGCAGCCTTGGAGGATG TGGAGAACCTGCGGCTCCTGATCCTGCGGAGGCTCCTTCCCTGCCGGGACGCGGAGCCCGAGGATGACCTGACGCCCACGCCGTCCGTCATCGGGGGTGCCGGCCAGGCCTGGGACTCGGTGCTCTCCAGCCAGGATTCGGCCTCCCAGGAGGTGCTGACGGAGCCCCTGGGCCAGGCTGGCCCTGGCGAGGACGCGGCGCCTGGCCCGAGCCAggcagcgggcggcgggccggagcCAAAGCTGAGAGCGAGCCCGGCGGCAGCCGCGGAGGAACAGAGCAGCTACAAAGTCGTCCGAAAAG CCCCAGCTGAGGGTGCTAAGGAGGCCACGCCCTCACCAGGCAGCAGCCAATCAGAAACTGAGCTGCAGGAAGGAGGCGGAGCTAATGTAGATG GCAATTACTTCTACGTCAGCatgcccgcggggccgcccgagTCCTGCACCgagcccgcggcgcccgcgcagccccccagCTCCGGCGCGGCCTCTCCGGGCACCCAACGGGACTCCCAGCAGTCTGGGGACGAGGAGCCGGCGTGTCCCAGCGCTGCCGAGGGGCCCCCAGAGCCTCACGCTCCCTCCAGCACCATCCACGACGTCGACCTCATCTTCCGCACCATCGAGCAGCTGACGCTGAAGCTCAACAGGCTGAAG GCCGTAGAAACCGCCCATCGCGAGCTGCTGCAGTCGCTGGGGCAGAGCTCGTCGGCGGAGGCCACCCCCGTCGGGGGCTGCGGCGCGGAGACGGACGGGTGGTCCCAGCGGCCGCCCAGCCCCGACAGCGACAGCCCCCTGTCCCGCTCCCTCCGGAGCCTGCAGTGCTCCCGGACCAGCGTGCCAG GCTGCAGGGCCCCCCTCGCCGAGGACCCTGCTGGCGACGTCGCCCTTtag
- the ARHGEF11 gene encoding rho guanine nucleotide exchange factor 11 isoform X4, translated as MSVRPPQTALDSRPGSKRQPHLPRLSSLSSVGDSSSERRSPGHHRQPSDSTETTGLVQRCVIIQKDQHGFGFTVSGDRIVLVQSVRPGGAAMRAGVQEGDRIVKVNGTMVTNSSHLEVVKLIKSGAYVALTLLGSPPPSVGLSNSQQDVSMAGAPRITPTCPPPPPPPPLPPQRITGPKPLQDPEVQKHATQILRNMLRQEEAELQRFYEAYSRNPATVVEEQIEGARRRVSQLQLKIRQETSGSVDLGRLSGDAGLANSRVTEGRLSLDSQDGDSGLESGTERFPSVSEVSLNRNSVLSDHGLDSPHTSPVITSRMCQHHRRQGSDTAFTPSAEQGLDRTARPLIIGPEEDYDPGYFNNECDSLFQDLTKLKSRPAHLGVFLRYIFSQADPSPLLFYLCTDVCQQTTTKDSRIWGKDIWNIFLDRNAPLRVKVSEQLLAEIETRLRYGDDIRAALFEAQEMVMPEIQEQIQDYRTKRTMGLGSLYGENDLLDLDGDPQKERQVAEKQLAQLGDILSKYEEDRSSPMAFALSTYMNHTGIRIREPRLASTSEKAQSLPDKDKWLPFFPKTKKSSGTKKDKDAMEDKKRNPILKYIGKPKISQTTVKPGNVRNIIQHFENNQHYETQEPGTQRLSTGSFPEDLLESDSSRSEVKLGRSESLKGREEMKKSRKAENVPRSRSDVDMDAAAEATRLHQSASSSASSLSTRSLENPTPPYTPKMGRRSIESPNLGFGVDPFLPHLLEDDQGQLSDLEPELDSQNWQHMVSREVVANLPQKEIDRQEVINELFATEGSHLRILRVLDLLFYQRMKKESLLSREELALLFPNLPDVIEIHNSLSDSMKKLREEGPIIKEIGDLMLSRFDGLAKEEIQQVAADFCSYQSIALELIKTKQRKESRFQIFMQEAESNPQCRRLQLKDLIISEMQRLTKYPLLLENILKHTEAGTSEHDKLCRARDQCRDILKYVNEAVKRAENRHRLEGYQKRLDATSLERTNNPLAAEFKSLDLTSRRMIHEGPLTWRISKDKTVDLHVLLLEDLLVLLQKQDEKLVLKCHSKTALGSSDNKQTFSPVLKLNSVLIRSVATDKRALFIICTSELGPQIYELVALTSSEKNTWMELLEEAVQSAMRNATFPPKRRTPEPARTAPSSLVLQDPDVSPILSQSNSSGAEAEESSSADDNPAELLGKGEHPVLLEEPEAESSEVEEGEEEVPAAPLAAEAQAEAADALPAQRLGPAMRLVLPGPVFAEGLAEAALEDVENLRLLILRRLLPCRDAEPEDDLTPTPSVIGGAGQAWDSVLSSQDSASQEVLTEPLGQAGPGEDAAPGPSQAAGGGPEPKLRASPAAAAEEQSSYKVVRKAPAEGAKEATPSPGSSQSETELQEGGGANVDGNYFYVSMPAGPPESCTEPAAPAQPPSSGAASPGTQRDSQQSGDEEPACPSAAEGPPEPHAPSSTIHDVDLIFRTIEQLTLKLNRLKAVETAHRELLQSLGQSSSAEATPVGGCGAETDGWSQRPPSPDSDSPLSRSLRSLQCSRTSVPGCRAPLAEDPAGDVAL; from the exons ATGAGCGTGAGGCCTCCCCAGACGGCCCTCGACAG CAGACCAGGCAGTAAGAGGCAGCCTCACCTGCCCAG GTTAAGCAGCCTGTCTTCCGTGGGCGATTCATCTTCAGAACGGCGGTCTCCCGGGCACCACCGCCAACCCTCTGACTCCACCGAAACCACAG gTCTGGTGCAGCGCTGCGTCATCATCCAGAAGGATCAGCATGGCTTTGGCTTCACAGTCAGCGGGGACCGCATCGTCCTCGTGCAGTCTGTGCGGCCAG GAGGAGCAGCCATGAGAGCAGGGGTGCAAGAGGGGGACCGGATCGTCAAG gTGAACGGCACGATGGTGACAAACAGTTCTCATCTCGAAGTGGTGAAGTTAATCAAAT CTGGTGCCTACGTCGCTCTGACCCTCCTGGGCTCCCCGCCCCCCTCGGTGGGGCTCTCTAATTCTCAGCAAGATGTGAGCATGGCAGgggctccccgcatcacccccaCGTgtcccccgccgcctcccccgccgccgctaCCTCCGCAGCGCATCACGGGCCCCAAACCCCTGCAG GACCCTGAAGTTCAGAAACACGCGACGCAGATTCTCCGGAACATGCTGCGGCAGGAAGAGGCCGAGTTGCAG CGCTTCTACGAGGCGTACAGCCGAAATCCTGCCACCGTAGTGGAGGAGCAGATTGAAGGTGCGCGCCGGCGGGTCAGCCAGCTGCAGCTCAAAATCCGACAGGAGACCAGTGGCTCTGTG GATTTGGGGCGACTGAGCGGTGATGCTGGCCTGGCCAATTCCAGGGTGACGGAAG gacgccTCTCTCTGGACTCTCAGGATGGTGACAGCGGCTTGGAGTCTGGCACAGAGCGGTTCCCCTCTGTGAGCGAG GTCTCTCTGAACCGGAACTCCGTTCTCTCTGACCACGGTCTGGACAGCCCTCATACCTCCCCCGTCATCACCTCCCGAATGTGCCAGCACCATCGCCGGCAGGGCTCCGACACCGCCTTCACCCCCTCTGCAGAGCAG GGACTAGACCGGACGGCACGGCCCCTCATCATTGGGCCAGAGGAGGATTACGACCCGGGATATTTCAATAACGAG TGTGACTCCCTCTTCCAAGACCTGACGAAGCTGAAATCCCGGCCGGCACATCTGGGGGTCTTCTTGCGCTATATCTTCTCCCAGGCAGATCCCAGCCCCCTG CTGTTCTACTTATGCACAGACGTTTGCCAGCAGACGACGACGAAGGATTCCCGGATCTGGGGGAAGGACATTTGGAACATCTTCTTGGACAGAAACGCG CCTCTCAGAGTGAAAGTGTCTGAGCAGCTCCTGGCTGAAATTG AGACTCGCCTGCGATATGGGGACGATATCCGAGCTGCCCTCTTTGAAGCTCAGGAGATGGTGATGCCCGAGATACAGGAGCAGATCCAGGACTACAG GACAAAGCGGACCATGGGCCTGGGGAGCCTGTATGGGGAGAATGACCTCTTGGACCTGGATGGGGACCCTCAGAAGGAGCGCCAGGTGGCCGAGAAGCAGCTGGCCCAGCTGGGCGACATCCT GTCAAAATATGAAGAGGACAGGAG ctCCCCTATGGCCTTTGCCCTCAGCACGTATATGAACCACACAGGCATCCGCATCCGGGAGCCCCGCTTGGCCAGCACCAGCGAGAAGGCCCAGTCCCTCCCGGACAAGGACAAGTGGCTGCCCTTCTTCCCCAAGACCAAAAAG AGCAGTGGCACAAAGAAGGACAAAGATGCCATGGAAGACAAGAAGCGCAACCCCATCCTCAAGTACATTGGGAAGCCAAAAATCTCCCAGACCA CAGTCAAACCTGGCAATGTGAGGAACATTATCCAGCACTTTGAGAACAACCAGCATTATGAGACCCAGGAGCCTGGCACGCAGCGTCTCTCCACCGGCAGCTTCCCCGAGGACTTGCTAGAGTCGGACAG TTCCCGGTCAGAGGTCAAGCTGGGCCGCTCGGAAAGCTTGAAAGGGCGGGAGGAGATGAAGAAATCTCGGAAAGCAGAAAACGTGCCTCGATCCCGCAGCGACGTGGACATGGATGCCGCAGCTGAGGCTACGAGGCTTCATCAGTCGGCATCGTCTTCCGCTTCCAGCCTGTCCACAAG GTCGCTGGAAAATCCGACTCCCCCGTACACTCCGAAGATGGGACGCAG GAGCATCGAGTCACCCAACCTGGGCTTCGGCGTGGACCCCTTCCTCCCTCACCTCTTGGAGGATGACCAGGGCCAGCTCTCAGACCTCGAACCGGAGCTGGACTCTCAGAACTGGCAGCACATGGTCAGCCGGGAGGTGGTGGCCAACCTGCCGCAGAAGGAGATCGACCGCCAGGAGGTGATAAACG AGCTTTTTGCCACGGAAGGATCTCATCTCCGGATCCTCCGAGTCCTAGACCTCCTCTTCTACCAGCGGATGAAGAAGGAGAGTCTGCTGTCCCGGGAAGAGCTGGCACTCCTCTTCCCTAACCTTCCTGATGTGATAGAAATCCACA ATTCTCTCTCCGATTCTATGAAGAAGCTCCGGGAAGAAGGACCAATCATCAAAGAAATTGGGGATCTCATGCTGTCTCGG TTTGACGGCCTGGCCAAAGAGGAAATCCAGCAGGTCGCTGCTGACTTCTGCTCTTACCAGTCCATTGCCCTGGAGCTGATCAAAACCAAGCAGCGCAAGGAGAGCCGTTTCCAGATCTTCATGCAG GAAGCAGAAAGCAATCCGCAGTGCAGGCGCCTGCAGCTCAAAGACCTGATCATCTCAGAAATGCAGCGCCTGACCAAGTACCCGCTGCTGCTGGAGAATATCCTCAAGCACACTGAGG CGGGCACCTCAGAGCACGACAAGCTGTGCCGAGCCCGGGACCAGTGTCGGGACATCCTCAAGTACGTGAACGAGGCGGTGAAGCGAGCGGAGAACCGGCACCGGCTGGAGGGCTACCAGAAACGCCTGGATGCCACCTCGCTGGAGAGGACCAACAACCCCTTGGCTGCTGAATTCAAG AGCCTTGATCTCACCTCCCGGCGCATGATCCACGAAGGGCCGCTCACGTGGCGCATCAGCAAGGACAAGACAGTGG ACCTGCACGTGCTGCTCCTCGAAGACCTCTTGGTGCTGTTGCAAAAGCAAGACGAGAAGCTGGTGCTGAAATGCCACAGCAAGACGGCGCTGGGCTCCTCGGACAACAAGCAGACCTTCAGCCCGGTCCTCAAGCTCAACTCGGTGCTCATCCGCTCCGTGGCGACAG ATAAACGAGCCCTCTTCATTATCTGCACGTCGGAGCTGGGACCCCAGATCTACGAGCTGGTGGCGTTGACGTCCTCCGAGAAAAACAC GTGgatggagctgctggaggaggcggTGCAGAGCGCCATGAGGAACGCCACCTTCCCTCCAAAGCGCAGGACGCCGGAGCCCGCCCGAACGGCACCCTCCAG CCTGGTGTTACAAGACCCCGATGTCTCCCCCATCCTGTCCCAAAGCAACAGCTCCGGAGCAGAGGCAGAAGAGAGCTCTTCAG CGGACGACAATCCCGccgagctcctgggcaaaggggAGCACCCGGTGCTGCTGGAGGAGCCGGAGGCGGAAAGCAGTGAGgtggaagagggggaggaagaggtgcCGGCAGCTCCCCTGGCTGCGGAGGCCCAAGCGGAGGCGGCTGATGCTCTGCCAGCCCAGCGCCTGGGGCCCGCCATGCGCTTGGTGCTCCCGGGACCTGTCTTTGCGGAGGGGCTGGCCGAGGCAGCCTTGGAGGATG TGGAGAACCTGCGGCTCCTGATCCTGCGGAGGCTCCTTCCCTGCCGGGACGCGGAGCCCGAGGATGACCTGACGCCCACGCCGTCCGTCATCGGGGGTGCCGGCCAGGCCTGGGACTCGGTGCTCTCCAGCCAGGATTCGGCCTCCCAGGAGGTGCTGACGGAGCCCCTGGGCCAGGCTGGCCCTGGCGAGGACGCGGCGCCTGGCCCGAGCCAggcagcgggcggcgggccggagcCAAAGCTGAGAGCGAGCCCGGCGGCAGCCGCGGAGGAACAGAGCAGCTACAAAGTCGTCCGAAAAG CCCCAGCTGAGGGTGCTAAGGAGGCCACGCCCTCACCAGGCAGCAGCCAATCAGAAACTGAGCTGCAGGAAGGAGGCGGAGCTAATGTAGATG GCAATTACTTCTACGTCAGCatgcccgcggggccgcccgagTCCTGCACCgagcccgcggcgcccgcgcagccccccagCTCCGGCGCGGCCTCTCCGGGCACCCAACGGGACTCCCAGCAGTCTGGGGACGAGGAGCCGGCGTGTCCCAGCGCTGCCGAGGGGCCCCCAGAGCCTCACGCTCCCTCCAGCACCATCCACGACGTCGACCTCATCTTCCGCACCATCGAGCAGCTGACGCTGAAGCTCAACAGGCTGAAG GCCGTAGAAACCGCCCATCGCGAGCTGCTGCAGTCGCTGGGGCAGAGCTCGTCGGCGGAGGCCACCCCCGTCGGGGGCTGCGGCGCGGAGACGGACGGGTGGTCCCAGCGGCCGCCCAGCCCCGACAGCGACAGCCCCCTGTCCCGCTCCCTCCGGAGCCTGCAGTGCTCCCGGACCAGCGTGCCAG GCTGCAGGGCCCCCCTCGCCGAGGACCCTGCTGGCGACGTCGCCCTTtag